A single genomic interval of Granulicella tundricola MP5ACTX9 harbors:
- a CDS encoding IS1595 family transposase: MSSPKTLQQAIIFYSEPKNCIAEMVAQRWPDGVVICPTCGRNDVSWLAAQNKWQCKSRHAKRQFSAKVGTIFEDSPLGLDKWLMATWMLSNCKNGVSSYEIARNIGVTQKSAWFMLHRIRLAMTETDDTQLGGAGSAPIEVDETFVGGKVKNMHKSKRVKGLNYSAGNGKAIVLGMLERGGKVRAGVVENRKLPSMNGPVAANVAAGSHLISDEHAVYPFIAAQNAYYHEIIKHVEGYVNGHIHTNGIENFWSCLKRGLTGTYISVEPIHLDRYVDEQVFRFNNRHKQTDATRFAKVLSQVTGKRLTYAEVTGKVHETAF, encoded by the coding sequence ATGAGCAGCCCTAAGACACTTCAGCAAGCGATCATCTTCTACTCCGAACCCAAGAACTGCATTGCGGAGATGGTAGCGCAGCGTTGGCCCGATGGTGTGGTGATTTGCCCCACTTGTGGCCGCAATGACGTGTCATGGCTTGCGGCTCAGAACAAATGGCAGTGCAAGAGCAGACACGCGAAACGCCAGTTCTCCGCCAAGGTTGGGACCATCTTCGAGGATTCCCCCCTCGGTCTGGACAAATGGCTGATGGCTACCTGGATGCTTTCCAATTGCAAGAATGGAGTTTCCTCCTATGAGATTGCCCGCAACATCGGCGTAACTCAGAAGAGCGCGTGGTTTATGCTGCATCGCATCCGTCTCGCCATGACTGAGACGGATGACACCCAGCTTGGCGGCGCGGGATCGGCACCCATCGAAGTTGATGAGACTTTCGTAGGCGGCAAGGTCAAGAATATGCACAAGTCCAAGCGCGTCAAAGGCTTGAACTACTCCGCTGGCAACGGTAAGGCTATCGTCCTCGGGATGCTGGAGCGCGGTGGTAAGGTTCGCGCTGGAGTTGTAGAGAATCGCAAGCTCCCCAGCATGAACGGCCCTGTAGCGGCAAACGTAGCGGCGGGATCGCACCTCATCAGCGATGAACACGCCGTCTATCCTTTCATCGCAGCCCAGAACGCCTACTATCACGAGATCATCAAGCACGTTGAAGGCTACGTGAACGGCCATATCCACACCAATGGCATTGAGAACTTCTGGTCCTGCCTGAAGCGTGGCCTTACCGGAACCTACATCTCTGTTGAGCCGATTCACCTTGATCGTTATGTTGACGAGCAGGTTTTCCGCTTCAACAATCGCCACAAACAGACCGACGCAACCCGCTTCGCCAAGGTTCTATCCCAAGTGACTGGTAAACGCCTCACCTATGCCGAGGTCACCGGCAAGGTGCATGAAACGGCCTTCTGA
- a CDS encoding penicillin acylase family protein, with amino-acid sequence MNQGSRLALLALIAALTLPAGAAVPNREEQARWSREAAAVQIVRDDWGIAHVHGKTDADAVFGMIYAQAEDDFNRVESNYLDSLGRRAESEGESKIYQDLRQKLFIDPEALKKEYAASPQWLQQLMNAWADGLNFYLAKHPEVKPKVIQRFEPWMALSFTEGSIGGDIERVDLKKLEAFYTHKPLVAEVVNPKEEPEPKGSNGFAIAPSNSASHHALLWINPHTSFFFRSELQMTSDQGLNAYGAVTWGQIFIYQGFNDRAGWMHTSSNVDAVDEYLESIHGTEGHYTYIYAGTEHPVTQRQITVPYATPQGPAQKTFTALYTSHGPIIREENGKWVSIQLMQEHIKALEQSYTRTKARNYQQYLQTMELKANSSNNTIFADADGDIAYWHGNYIPRRDPRFNYTHPVDGTDPATDWHGLLTVAETPHLLNPASGFLFNVNNWPWAGAGSSSLHQKDYPAYVEQGTETPRGLHAIRVLDGKTGFTPASLIAAAFDSYLPWFDKPIPALQAAWSALPPTDPTKSKLALQVETLRDWNHRWSSDSFATSLAVYWAEEVRAKLTPAARKAGLSVEEYSTTPAAAPILIAALNNASTQLTTDFGTWKTPWGDINRFQRLDGQIIQPFNDAKPSQAVPFTSSLWGSLASFGAKTYPGTKKRYGTNGNSFVAVVEFGDKIRARAVTAGGESGHPESKHFDDEVSRYITGDLRDIYFYPDQLKGHTERTYRPGE; translated from the coding sequence TTGAACCAAGGCTCCCGCCTCGCGCTCCTGGCCCTGATTGCAGCCCTCACGCTCCCCGCCGGAGCCGCCGTCCCAAATCGGGAAGAGCAGGCTCGTTGGAGCCGTGAAGCAGCAGCCGTCCAGATCGTCCGCGATGACTGGGGCATAGCCCACGTCCACGGCAAGACAGACGCCGACGCAGTCTTCGGCATGATCTACGCGCAGGCCGAGGACGACTTCAACCGGGTCGAGTCGAACTACCTCGACTCCCTCGGCCGCCGCGCGGAGTCCGAAGGCGAAAGCAAGATCTACCAGGACCTGCGCCAGAAGCTCTTCATAGACCCTGAAGCCCTGAAGAAGGAGTACGCCGCCAGCCCCCAGTGGCTGCAGCAACTCATGAACGCCTGGGCCGACGGCCTCAACTTCTACCTCGCAAAACACCCCGAGGTCAAACCCAAAGTCATCCAGCGCTTCGAGCCATGGATGGCCCTCTCCTTCACCGAAGGCTCCATCGGGGGCGACATTGAACGAGTCGATCTAAAGAAACTGGAGGCCTTCTACACCCACAAACCCCTCGTAGCCGAGGTCGTAAACCCGAAGGAAGAGCCCGAGCCAAAAGGCTCCAACGGCTTCGCCATCGCCCCCTCCAACTCCGCCTCCCACCACGCTCTCCTCTGGATCAACCCACACACCTCCTTCTTCTTCCGGTCGGAGCTCCAGATGACCAGCGATCAGGGTCTCAACGCCTACGGCGCCGTCACCTGGGGCCAGATCTTCATCTACCAGGGCTTCAACGACCGCGCCGGATGGATGCACACCTCCTCCAACGTAGACGCGGTAGACGAGTACCTCGAGTCCATCCACGGCACCGAAGGCCACTACACCTACATCTACGCCGGCACGGAACATCCGGTCACCCAGCGCCAGATCACCGTCCCCTACGCCACCCCCCAGGGCCCCGCACAAAAGACCTTCACCGCCCTCTACACCAGCCACGGCCCCATCATCCGCGAAGAAAATGGAAAGTGGGTCTCCATCCAGCTCATGCAGGAGCACATCAAGGCCCTCGAGCAGTCCTACACCCGCACCAAGGCCCGCAACTACCAGCAGTACCTCCAGACCATGGAGCTCAAGGCCAACTCCTCCAACAACACCATCTTCGCCGACGCCGACGGCGACATCGCCTACTGGCACGGCAACTACATTCCCCGCCGCGACCCCCGCTTCAACTACACCCACCCTGTAGACGGCACAGACCCCGCCACCGACTGGCACGGCCTCCTCACCGTAGCCGAGACCCCTCACCTCCTCAACCCCGCCAGCGGCTTCCTCTTCAACGTCAACAACTGGCCCTGGGCCGGCGCAGGCTCCAGCAGCCTCCACCAGAAGGACTACCCCGCCTACGTCGAGCAGGGAACAGAGACCCCCCGCGGCCTCCACGCCATCCGCGTCCTCGACGGCAAGACCGGCTTCACCCCCGCCTCCCTCATCGCCGCCGCCTTCGACAGCTACCTCCCCTGGTTCGACAAGCCCATCCCCGCCCTCCAGGCCGCCTGGAGCGCTCTACCCCCCACCGACCCCACAAAATCCAAACTAGCCCTCCAGGTCGAGACCCTCCGCGACTGGAACCACCGCTGGTCGTCTGACTCCTTCGCCACCTCCCTCGCCGTCTACTGGGCAGAGGAGGTCCGCGCCAAACTCACCCCCGCCGCCCGCAAAGCCGGCCTCTCCGTAGAGGAGTACAGCACCACCCCAGCCGCCGCCCCCATCCTTATCGCGGCTTTGAACAACGCCTCCACCCAGCTCACCACCGACTTCGGCACCTGGAAGACCCCCTGGGGAGACATCAACCGCTTCCAGCGCCTCGACGGCCAGATTATCCAGCCCTTCAACGACGCCAAACCCAGCCAGGCCGTCCCCTTCACCTCCTCCCTCTGGGGCTCTCTCGCCTCCTTCGGCGCGAAGACCTACCCCGGCACCAAAAAGCGTTACGGCACCAACGGCAATAGCTTCGTCGCAGTCGTTGAATTTGGAGACAAGATCCGTGCCCGCGCCGTCACCGCCGGCGGCGAAAGCGGCCACCCCGAATCGAAGCACTTTGACGACGAAGT